The Raphanus sativus cultivar WK10039 chromosome 6, ASM80110v3, whole genome shotgun sequence sequence tcacatttatcagtccattggaagtccttggggtccttcaGGGTTTCGAAGAAAGCATGCGACTTGTCGGATAGCCTGGAGATGAACCTGCTCAGGGCGGCCATCCTTCCTGTCAGTCTTTGCACCTCCTTCAATACCTCTGTGGGTAACTATATACCCTACGAACTTCCCAGAGCTTACCCCGAACAAGCACTTTGAAGGGTTCAGCTTCATGTTGTATctcctgagagtggtgaaggcttgtaGAAGGTGTGAGATATGGTCCTCGGCGTCCAGGAATTTtaccagcatatcatcaatGTAGACCTCCATGGTCTGTCCTTTATGATCagcgaacatcatgttgacaagccttTTGATAGGTCGAgcctgcgttctttaatccgaaggGCATGACCTTGTAACAGTAGATGCCCCTTGAGGTCATGAATGAGGTCTTCTCTTGTTCGtcaggatgcattaggatctggttatatccgGAGAACGCATCCATGAAGCTCATCAGCTGATGACCAGCAGTCGCGTCGACTAGCTTATCGATGTGAGGCAAGAGGAAGGGGTCTTTAGGACATGATTTGTTAAGATCCGTgaagtcgatacagactctccacttcccgttcttcttcttgacgaccaCTACATTAGCTAACCATTCCgggtattgcacctctcgtatgaatccggcatccagtaggttcttgacctcttcgttgattatctcgtccctttcaggagggaacttcctcctcttctgtctgacaTGAGGAAGCATTGGATCCACTTtgagttgatgcatgatgacGTCGGGATCGATTCCAGGCATGTCCTCATGGGACCAGGCGAAGCAATCGGAGTTGGATCTTAGGAAGTCGACCAATCTTCGTCTCAGACCTTCTAGAAGCTTGGAGTCTGTCTTTAAGTTTCGACCTAAGTTCCCTTCTGTGAGTGGGACCTCGTCCATTCcttccacttccggctcttcggtatgtggggccggaagcttcttctgtaattgctataagactTGAGTCTTTCCCTTAAGGGTAGTCTGATAGCAGGACCTAGCATTCTCCTGATCTCCCTTGACCGCCTTGATGCCCCAGGGGGTTGGGAACTTGACCAGCTGATGCAAAGTTGAAGCTACAgctcccatgtcgtggatccaaggACTTCTTAGTATCACAATATATGATGAAGGACAGTCGACGACTAGGAATTTTGTGGCTTGATTTATCTCCTCGGCGTACACGGGGAGAAGGACCTCTCCTAAGGTTTGCTTGACCTCTCCACTGAAGCCTACGAGGGGAGTCGCCTTTCTAGTTAGAGCTGTAGGTTCCAACCCTAGATCGGCGAAAGCCGAATGGAAGATTATTTTGCTGGAGCTCCCATTATCTACtagtattcgcttgaccaaacagtttgctatggtaagtgaaatgacaagAGCGTCGTGATTAGGAGCAAGGACCTTCTCTtgctcccttgcagtgaagCTAATCTCGTTTGTTCCAAAGAGTAGGCGCTTAGGACCCTCGGCCTTCTGGCCGTTCCTGGCGTTGCAAGTACTTCTATTGGCAGCGTCACTGCTAATTCTGCTTACCTCCGATCCgcctgagatgacatggatcacctGGTCTTGTTGTGGTGGCAATGCGGGAGCTGCCTCGATAGGGAGACCGGGACCTTCCTTatttagaaggttcttggcCTTATCCGAGAGGAATTCTCTTAGGTAgcctttcttgaggagctcggcGACTTCCATCTTCAGGGATATGCAATCCTCCGTAGTGTGACCATGGTCACTATGGAATTCGCACCATCGCTTGGGGGTTTCAATTAGCCTTTGCGGCCTTCATCTTAGGAGGCCACTTGATTTGAGGACCCATTTATCGTAGGAC is a genomic window containing:
- the LOC130495693 gene encoding uncharacterized protein LOC130495693; the protein is MEVAELLKKGYLREFLSDKAKNLLNKEGPGLPIEAAPALPPQQDQVIHVISGGSEVSRISSDAANRSTCNARNGQKAEGPKRLLFGTNEISFTAREQEKVLAPNHDALVISLTIANCLVKRILVDNGSSSKIIFHSAFADLGLEPTALTRKATPLVGFSGEVKQTLGEVLLPVYAEEINQATKFLVVDCPSSYIVILRSPWIHDMGAVASTLHQLVKFPTPWGIKAVKGDQENARSCYQTTLKGKTQVL